In a single window of the Bradyrhizobium sp. ORS 285 genome:
- a CDS encoding YitT family protein, whose product MSEIVQERHKLYEDAMALTLGTLFVSLGMLIYSKTVLLVGSTAGLSLLLSYISGYGFGISFFLINLPFYVLAVRRMGWPFTIRTFVAVGLVAVFSRLTTSWVDIAEINPIYATVMGAGLTGTGLLMLFRHRTGLGGINILALYLQEHWKIRAGYFQLAVDFLIMIAAFFVIPVNRLALSILGIVIVNVIIAINHKPGRYMALS is encoded by the coding sequence GTGAGCGAGATCGTGCAGGAGCGGCACAAGCTCTATGAGGACGCGATGGCCCTGACGCTGGGCACGCTGTTCGTATCGCTGGGCATGCTGATCTACAGCAAGACGGTGCTGCTGGTCGGCAGCACCGCGGGCTTGTCGTTGCTGCTGAGCTACATCAGCGGCTACGGCTTTGGGATCAGCTTCTTCCTGATCAACCTGCCGTTCTACGTGCTCGCTGTCAGGCGCATGGGCTGGCCATTCACGATCCGCACCTTCGTCGCGGTCGGCCTCGTCGCGGTGTTCTCGCGCCTCACGACGTCATGGGTCGACATCGCTGAGATCAACCCGATCTATGCCACCGTGATGGGCGCCGGCCTGACCGGCACCGGCCTGCTCATGCTATTCCGCCACCGCACCGGTCTCGGCGGCATCAACATCCTCGCGCTCTACCTGCAGGAGCACTGGAAGATCCGCGCCGGCTATTTCCAGCTCGCGGTCGACTTCCTGATCATGATCGCCGCGTTCTTCGTCATCCCGGTCAACCGGCTGGCGCTGTCGATCCTCGGCATCGTGATCGTCAACGTGATCATCGCCATCAACCACAAGCCCGGCCGCTACATGGCGCTGAGCTGA